A part of Chitinimonas koreensis genomic DNA contains:
- the ppsR gene encoding posphoenolpyruvate synthetase regulatory kinase/phosphorylase PpsR has protein sequence MVRPPAQRNCHAQHRTVFFISDRTGITAEMLGHSLITQFEGIEFKRITLPFVDTVEKAQHVAERIRQAGAQDGVRPLVFSTFVKNDFRSIIHIPEAHVVDFFEAFIAPLENELGQESSHTVGKSHSIQNFHEYNARIEAVNYAMAHDDGIKPSDLAEADIVLVGVSRSGKTPTCLYLALQYGIKAANYPLTPDDFGQSGLPRALLPFKHKLFGLTIVPERLVQIRSERKPDSRYASLDNCRFEVAEAEAIYRNAGIPHLNTTSKSIEELASTIIHKASLTRRVY, from the coding sequence ATGGTCCGACCACCCGCCCAGAGAAACTGCCATGCCCAGCACCGCACCGTCTTCTTCATCTCCGACCGCACCGGCATCACCGCCGAGATGCTGGGCCACAGCCTGATCACCCAGTTCGAGGGCATCGAGTTCAAGCGCATCACCCTGCCCTTCGTCGATACGGTGGAGAAGGCGCAGCACGTGGCCGAGCGCATCCGCCAGGCCGGCGCGCAGGACGGCGTGCGGCCGCTGGTGTTCTCGACCTTCGTCAAGAACGACTTCCGCAGCATCATCCACATTCCCGAAGCCCACGTGGTCGACTTCTTCGAGGCCTTCATCGCGCCGCTGGAGAACGAGCTGGGCCAGGAGTCCTCCCACACGGTGGGCAAGAGCCACAGCATCCAGAACTTCCACGAGTACAACGCCCGCATCGAGGCGGTGAACTACGCGATGGCCCACGACGACGGCATCAAGCCGAGCGACCTGGCCGAGGCCGACATCGTACTGGTCGGCGTATCGCGCTCGGGCAAGACGCCGACCTGCCTCTACCTCGCGCTGCAATACGGCATCAAGGCCGCCAACTACCCGCTGACGCCGGACGACTTCGGCCAGAGCGGCCTGCCGCGCGCGCTGCTGCCGTTCAAGCACAAGCTGTTCGGCCTCACCATCGTGCCCGAGCGGCTGGTGCAGATCCGCTCCGAGCGCAAGCCCGACAGCCGCTACGCTTCGCTCGACAATTGCCGCTTCGAGGTGGCCGAGGCCGAGGCGATCTACCGCAACGCCGGCATCCCGCACCTGAACACCACCAGCAAGTCGATCGAGGAGCTGGCCTCGACCATCATCCACAAGGCCAGCCTGACGCGGCGCGTCTATTGA
- the ftsB gene encoding cell division protein FtsB — protein MRLLAVLLAVFIVLLQWPLWIGKGSWLKVWQIEAQMVEQQGQNDRLTARNAALDAEVRDLKTGTDAIEERARNELGMVRQDEVFFQILDPSPVKPSPTPAPLAPPATQPAAENPAAAPQ, from the coding sequence ATGCGCCTGCTTGCCGTTCTCCTCGCCGTCTTCATCGTCCTGCTCCAGTGGCCGCTCTGGATCGGCAAGGGCTCCTGGCTCAAGGTCTGGCAGATCGAGGCGCAGATGGTCGAGCAGCAGGGCCAGAACGACCGCCTGACCGCGCGCAATGCCGCGCTCGACGCCGAAGTGCGCGACCTGAAGACCGGCACCGACGCGATCGAGGAGCGCGCCCGCAACGAACTCGGCATGGTGCGGCAGGACGAGGTGTTCTTCCAGATCCTCGACCCGAGCCCGGTCAAGCCCAGCCCCACGCCTGCGCCGCTCGCGCCGCCAGCGACCCAGCCCGCCGCCGAGAATCCCGCTGCCGCCCCGCAATAG
- the eno gene encoding phosphopyruvate hydratase, which translates to MSAIVEVIAREILDSRGNPTVEADVLLESGVMGRAAVPSGASTGEREALELRDGDKGRYLGKGVLKAVEHVNTEICEAIIGLDASDQAFIDRTMLELDGTEDKGRLGANAILAVSMAVAKAAAEEAGLPLYRYIGGSGPMALPVPMMNVINGGEHANNSLDFQELMIVPVGAPSFREALRYGAEVFHNLKKILHDKHLPTQVGDEGGFAPDVKNAEEALDMIRAAVEKAGYAWGKDIAIALDCAASEFFDKETGKYVYKKSDKRELTSAQQVDYLASLADGYPIISIEDGMGERDWDGWKLLTDRLGDRVQLVGDDLFVTNAKILAQGIEKGICNSILIKVNQIGSLSETLQAVDLAKRNRYTSVMSHRSGETEDSTIADLAVATNCMQIKTGSLSRSDRMAKYNQLLRIEEELGDAAYYPGRAAFYQIKK; encoded by the coding sequence ATGAGCGCTATCGTAGAAGTGATCGCCCGCGAAATCCTCGACTCGCGCGGCAACCCGACCGTGGAAGCCGACGTTCTGCTCGAAAGCGGCGTGATGGGCCGCGCGGCCGTACCCAGCGGCGCCTCGACCGGCGAGCGCGAAGCGCTCGAGCTGCGCGATGGCGACAAGGGCCGCTACCTCGGCAAGGGCGTGCTCAAGGCGGTCGAGCACGTCAATACCGAAATCTGCGAAGCGATCATCGGTCTCGACGCCTCCGACCAGGCCTTCATCGACCGTACCATGCTCGAGCTCGACGGTACCGAGGACAAGGGCCGCCTGGGCGCCAACGCCATCCTGGCCGTCTCGATGGCCGTGGCCAAGGCCGCCGCCGAAGAGGCCGGCCTGCCGCTGTACCGCTACATCGGCGGCTCGGGCCCGATGGCGCTGCCGGTGCCGATGATGAACGTGATCAACGGCGGCGAACACGCCAACAACAGCCTGGACTTCCAGGAACTGATGATCGTCCCGGTCGGCGCGCCGAGCTTCCGCGAAGCGCTGCGCTACGGCGCCGAGGTGTTCCACAACCTCAAGAAGATCCTGCACGACAAGCATCTGCCGACCCAGGTCGGCGACGAGGGCGGCTTCGCTCCCGACGTGAAGAACGCCGAAGAGGCGCTCGACATGATCCGCGCCGCGGTCGAGAAGGCCGGCTACGCCTGGGGCAAGGACATCGCGATCGCGCTCGACTGCGCCGCCTCCGAGTTCTTCGACAAGGAAACCGGCAAGTACGTCTACAAGAAGAGCGACAAGCGCGAGCTGACCAGCGCCCAGCAGGTCGACTACCTGGCCAGCCTGGCCGACGGCTACCCGATCATCTCGATCGAGGACGGCATGGGCGAGCGCGACTGGGACGGCTGGAAACTGCTGACCGACCGCCTCGGCGACCGCGTCCAGCTGGTCGGCGACGACCTGTTCGTCACCAATGCCAAGATCCTGGCCCAGGGCATCGAGAAGGGCATCTGCAACTCGATCCTGATCAAGGTCAACCAGATCGGTTCGCTGTCCGAGACGCTGCAGGCCGTCGACCTGGCCAAGCGCAACCGCTACACCTCGGTGATGTCGCACCGCTCGGGCGAGACCGAGGACAGCACGATCGCCGACCTGGCCGTCGCCACCAACTGCATGCAGATCAAGACCGGCTCGCTGAGCCGCTCGGACCGCATGGCCAAGTACAACCAGCTGCTGCGCATCGAGGAAGAGCTCGGCGATGCCGCCTACTACCCGGGCCGCGCCGCGTTCTACCAGATTAAGAAATAG
- a CDS encoding CTP synthase, which produces MTKFIFVTGGVVSSLGKGIAAASLAAILESRGLKVTMMKLDPYINVDPGTMSPMQHGEVFVTEDGAETDLDLGHYERFIHAKMKKSNNFTTGQIYESVIKKERRGDYLGKTVQVIPHITDEIRLFIDQGAGGAELAVIEVGGTVGDIESLPFLEAIRQMGVTLGRENTCFVHLSYVPYIAAAGEIKTKPTQHSVKELREIGIQPDVLICRADRMVPIEERRKIALFTNVAEKAVVSCPDMDSIYKIPRVLSEQHIDDIICKQLQLELPVADLSLWDNIVDAIENPSQTVNIAMVGKYVDLTESYKSLIEALRHAGIHTRSDVKIHYLDSEELESGDLHSLAGMDAILVPGGFGKRGVEGKIRAIQYARENNVPYLGICLGMQLALIEYARHKAGMIDASSTEFTLETPYPVVALIDEWVNRDGRIEQRDANSNLGGTMRLGSQECDLEAGSLAAKVYGSTRITERHRHRYEVNNHYLPRLEAAGLKVSGRSTDPNHLCETVELPDHRWFFGCQFHPEFTSTPRDGHPMFKAYVEAAIAYAKEQGREGLSC; this is translated from the coding sequence ATGACCAAGTTCATCTTCGTTACCGGCGGCGTTGTCTCCTCACTCGGGAAAGGCATCGCCGCCGCGTCGCTTGCGGCTATCCTCGAATCACGTGGCCTCAAGGTCACCATGATGAAGCTCGACCCGTACATCAACGTCGACCCGGGCACCATGTCGCCGATGCAGCACGGCGAAGTGTTCGTGACCGAGGACGGCGCCGAGACCGACCTCGACCTCGGCCACTACGAGCGCTTCATCCACGCCAAGATGAAGAAGTCGAACAACTTCACCACCGGCCAGATCTACGAATCGGTGATCAAGAAGGAACGCCGCGGCGACTACCTCGGCAAGACGGTCCAGGTGATCCCGCACATCACCGACGAGATCCGCCTGTTCATCGACCAGGGCGCCGGCGGCGCCGAGCTCGCCGTGATCGAAGTCGGCGGCACGGTCGGCGACATCGAATCGCTGCCCTTCCTCGAGGCCATCCGCCAGATGGGCGTGACGCTGGGCCGCGAGAACACCTGCTTCGTCCACCTGAGCTACGTGCCCTACATCGCTGCCGCCGGCGAGATCAAGACCAAGCCGACCCAGCACTCGGTGAAGGAATTGCGCGAGATCGGCATCCAGCCCGACGTGCTGATCTGCCGCGCAGACCGCATGGTGCCGATCGAGGAACGCCGCAAGATCGCGCTGTTCACCAACGTGGCCGAAAAGGCCGTGGTGTCCTGCCCGGACATGGACAGCATCTACAAGATCCCGCGCGTGCTGAGCGAACAGCATATCGACGACATCATCTGCAAGCAGCTGCAGCTCGAGCTGCCGGTGGCCGACCTCTCGCTGTGGGACAACATCGTCGACGCGATCGAGAATCCGAGCCAGACCGTCAACATCGCCATGGTCGGCAAGTACGTCGACCTGACCGAGAGCTACAAGTCGCTGATCGAGGCGCTGCGCCACGCCGGCATTCACACCCGCAGCGACGTCAAGATCCACTACCTCGATTCGGAAGAGCTCGAGAGCGGCGACCTGCACTCGCTGGCCGGCATGGACGCGATCCTGGTGCCGGGCGGCTTCGGCAAGCGCGGCGTGGAAGGCAAGATCCGTGCGATCCAGTATGCCCGCGAGAACAACGTCCCCTACCTCGGCATCTGCCTGGGCATGCAGCTGGCGCTGATCGAATACGCGCGCCACAAGGCCGGCATGATCGACGCCAGCTCGACCGAGTTCACGCTCGAGACGCCTTACCCGGTGGTGGCGCTGATCGACGAATGGGTCAACCGCGACGGCCGCATCGAGCAGCGCGACGCCAACTCCAATCTCGGCGGCACCATGCGGCTGGGCAGCCAGGAATGCGACCTCGAGGCCGGTTCGCTGGCAGCCAAGGTCTACGGCTCGACCCGCATCACCGAGCGCCATCGCCATCGCTACGAAGTGAACAATCACTACCTGCCGCGACTCGAAGCGGCAGGCCTCAAGGTCAGCGGCCGTTCCACCGACCCGAACCACCTGTGCGAGACGGTCGAGCTGCCCGACCACCGCTGGTTCTTCGGCTGCCAGTTCCATCCCGAATTCACCTCGACGCCGCGCGACGGCCATCCGATGTTCAAGGCCTACGTCGAGGCGGCCATCGCCTATGCCAAGGAGCAGGGGCGCGAAGGGTTGAGCTGTTAA
- a CDS encoding ABC1 kinase family protein — protein sequence MSLMRDLPRIREIIRVLARHGFGDLVRRLNVQRTFERAGETLDLPEDDPRHEQEPQVRARRALEELGPTFIKLGQVLATRVDVFPPEWIAEFEKLQSAVPATPFAELDAELTRAWGRSPHEMFTELDETPIGSASIAQVHRATLPDGRLVILKVRRPHIVAKIESDLRVLHHLATLVEFEFPDTRQYQPVRIVEQFAKSLRRELDLAQEAHNHRRFAENFAGDPFIVIPEIFWDYTNEIVNVQAYIGGVPGNDLALLEAAGLDRRLLAQRGADAVLKMILIDGYFHADPHPGNVIYLPDNRIAFIDFGMVGRLPAPRRDEIVDLLAALAARDERGILNVLLDWTLDVPVDEDKLASDLAEFMFNYENLSLKDIRFGQLLNDVIAIMREHAITLPADLTLLFKALITLEGLGRQLDPDFQMVPHLTPFVRRVMLARYSPGALARKGRRNLWEMVTLVGGLPRDVSRLVKAARRGKLRIDLDLKRLDHFGAQIDRSASRLTLGIVTGCLIIGSSIVMTVPAGPRLFGLPAFGFIGFLIAFFNSLWLIWSIWRAGRDQR from the coding sequence ATGAGTCTGATGCGCGATCTGCCGCGCATCCGCGAAATCATTCGGGTGCTGGCAAGACACGGCTTCGGCGATTTGGTTCGCCGGCTCAACGTGCAGCGCACCTTCGAGCGCGCCGGCGAGACGCTCGACCTGCCCGAGGACGACCCGCGCCACGAGCAGGAGCCGCAGGTGCGCGCCCGCCGCGCGCTGGAGGAGCTGGGCCCGACCTTCATCAAGCTCGGCCAGGTGCTGGCCACCCGGGTCGACGTGTTCCCGCCCGAGTGGATCGCCGAATTCGAAAAGCTGCAGTCGGCGGTGCCGGCCACGCCGTTCGCCGAGCTCGACGCCGAGCTGACCCGCGCCTGGGGCCGGTCGCCGCACGAGATGTTCACTGAACTCGACGAAACGCCGATCGGCTCGGCCTCGATCGCCCAGGTGCACCGCGCCACGCTGCCCGACGGCCGGCTGGTGATCCTCAAGGTGCGGCGGCCCCATATCGTGGCCAAGATCGAATCGGACCTGCGGGTGCTGCACCATCTCGCCACCCTGGTCGAGTTCGAATTCCCCGACACGCGCCAGTACCAGCCGGTGCGCATCGTCGAGCAGTTCGCCAAGTCGCTGCGGCGCGAGCTCGACCTGGCGCAGGAAGCGCATAACCATCGCCGCTTCGCCGAGAACTTCGCCGGCGACCCGTTCATCGTGATCCCGGAGATCTTCTGGGACTACACCAACGAGATCGTCAACGTGCAGGCCTATATCGGCGGCGTGCCGGGCAACGACCTGGCGCTGCTCGAGGCGGCCGGGCTCGACCGGCGCCTCCTGGCCCAGCGCGGCGCCGACGCGGTGCTCAAGATGATCCTGATCGACGGCTACTTCCACGCCGATCCGCATCCGGGCAACGTGATCTACCTGCCCGACAACCGCATCGCCTTCATCGATTTCGGCATGGTCGGCCGGCTGCCGGCACCGCGCCGCGACGAGATCGTCGACCTGCTGGCCGCGCTGGCAGCGCGCGACGAGCGCGGCATCCTCAACGTGCTGCTCGACTGGACCCTGGACGTGCCGGTCGACGAGGACAAGCTGGCCTCGGACCTCGCCGAGTTCATGTTCAACTACGAGAACCTGTCGCTGAAGGACATCCGCTTCGGCCAGCTGCTCAATGACGTGATCGCCATCATGCGCGAGCATGCGATCACGCTGCCGGCCGACCTGACCCTGCTGTTCAAGGCGCTGATCACGCTCGAGGGCCTGGGCCGCCAGCTCGATCCGGACTTCCAGATGGTGCCCCACCTGACGCCCTTCGTGCGGCGGGTGATGCTGGCGCGCTATTCGCCGGGCGCCCTGGCGCGCAAGGGCCGGCGCAATCTGTGGGAGATGGTGACGCTGGTCGGCGGGCTGCCGCGCGACGTGTCGCGGCTGGTGAAGGCGGCGCGGCGCGGCAAGCTCAGGATCGACCTCGACCTCAAGCGGCTCGACCACTTCGGCGCCCAGATCGACCGCTCGGCCAGCCGGCTCACGCTGGGCATCGTCACCGGCTGCCTGATCATCGGCTCGAGCATCGTGATGACGGTGCCGGCCGGCCCGCGCCTGTTCGGCCTGCCGGCCTTCGGCTTCATCGGTTTCCTGATCGCCTTCTTCAACAGCCTGTGGCTGATCTGGTCGATCTGGCGGGCCGGGCGCGATCAGCGCTAG
- the kdsA gene encoding 3-deoxy-8-phosphooctulonate synthase, with the protein MKLCGFDVGLDHPFFLIAGPCVIEGEQFAIDTAGQLKEITAELGIPFIYKSSFDKANRSSGKSFRGFGMDEGLRILAKVREQLDVPVLTDIHEIDQIKPVAAVVDVLQTPAFLCRQTDFIRACAQSGRPVNIKKGQFLAPGDMKNVMDKAREAAREAGLPEDNFMTCERGASFGYNNLVSDMRSLAIMRDTGCPVVFDATHSVQLPGGQGDKSGGQREFVPVLARAAVAVGISGLFMETHPDPACAKSDGPNAWPLPRMKELLAVLKSIDGLVKGQPLHENTL; encoded by the coding sequence ATGAAACTCTGCGGCTTCGACGTCGGTCTCGACCATCCCTTCTTCCTGATCGCCGGCCCTTGCGTGATCGAGGGCGAGCAATTCGCCATCGACACCGCCGGCCAGCTCAAGGAAATCACCGCCGAGCTCGGCATTCCCTTCATCTACAAGTCGAGCTTCGACAAGGCCAACCGCTCGAGCGGCAAGTCCTTCCGCGGCTTCGGCATGGACGAGGGCCTGCGCATCCTGGCCAAGGTCCGCGAGCAGCTGGACGTGCCGGTGCTGACCGACATCCACGAGATCGACCAGATCAAGCCGGTCGCCGCCGTGGTCGACGTGCTGCAGACGCCGGCCTTCCTGTGCCGCCAGACCGACTTCATCCGCGCTTGCGCCCAGTCCGGCCGCCCGGTGAACATCAAGAAGGGCCAGTTCCTCGCCCCGGGCGACATGAAGAACGTGATGGACAAGGCGCGCGAAGCAGCCCGCGAGGCCGGCCTGCCTGAAGACAACTTCATGACCTGCGAACGCGGCGCCAGCTTCGGCTACAACAACCTGGTGTCCGACATGCGCAGCCTGGCGATCATGCGCGACACCGGCTGCCCGGTGGTGTTCGACGCTACCCACTCGGTGCAGTTGCCCGGCGGCCAGGGCGACAAGTCCGGCGGCCAGCGCGAATTCGTGCCGGTGCTGGCGCGGGCCGCGGTGGCGGTCGGCATCTCGGGCCTGTTCATGGAAACCCATCCCGACCCCGCCTGCGCCAAGTCCGATGGCCCCAACGCCTGGCCGCTGCCCCGCATGAAGGAACTGCTGGCGGTGCTCAAGTCGATCGACGGCCTGGTCAAGGGCCAGCCGCTGCACGAGAACACGCTGTAA
- the ppsA gene encoding phosphoenolpyruvate synthase encodes MAENNVIWFDELRMTDVERVGGKNASLGEMISQLAASGVRVPGGFATTADAYRAFLAHDGLSAKIDAALNALDVENVTELARVGKQIRQWVVDQPFPPALDADIRTAFAKMEADSGAAISVAVRSSATAEDLPDASFAGQQETFLNIVGIDNVLHAIKEVFASLYNDRAISYRVHKGFAHADVALSAGIQRMVRSDKGAAGVMFTIDTESGFDDVVFVTASYGLGETVVQGAVNPDEFYVYKPNLKAGRPAILRRNRGSKLLKMEFTAEATAGKSVRTVDVSDVERNTFSISDAEVEELSRYALIIEQHYQRPMDIEWGRDGVDGKLYILQARPETVKSQEARVDTLRRYRLNSKSTVLASGRAIGQKIGQGTVRLIKDASEMDTVKPGDVLVTDMTDPDWEPVMKRASAIVTNRGGRTCHAAIIARELGIPAVVGCGDATYALSDGQQVTVSCAEGDTGNIYEGLLDVEIIDLKLDSMPKSPVKLMMNVGNPELAFDFSHLPNEGVGLARLEFIINRMIGVHPKALLAYPNLPWDLKQQVEERIGGYASAVDFYVEKLAEGIATLAAAFHPKKVIVRMSDFKSNEYSNLIGGQNYEPHEENPMIGFRGASRYISESFRDCFELETRALKKVRNEMGLKNVEVMIPFVRTLDEARKVVELLKEQGLERGRDDLRLIMMCEIPSNAILADQFLEYFDGFSIGSNDMTQLTLALDRDSGGPIASLFDERNDAVKAMLAMAIKACRAQGKYIGICGQGPSDHPDFAKWLVEQGIETVSLNPDTVVETWLYLAKELAK; translated from the coding sequence ATGGCAGAGAACAACGTCATCTGGTTTGACGAGCTGCGCATGACCGACGTCGAACGGGTGGGCGGCAAGAACGCCTCGCTCGGCGAAATGATCAGCCAGCTGGCCGCCTCCGGCGTGCGCGTTCCCGGCGGCTTCGCCACCACCGCCGATGCCTACCGCGCCTTCCTGGCCCACGACGGCCTCTCTGCCAAGATCGACGCGGCGCTGAACGCGCTCGACGTCGAGAACGTCACCGAACTGGCGCGCGTCGGCAAACAGATCCGCCAGTGGGTGGTCGACCAGCCGTTCCCGCCGGCGCTCGACGCCGACATCCGCACCGCCTTTGCCAAGATGGAAGCCGACTCCGGCGCCGCGATCTCGGTCGCCGTGCGCTCCTCCGCCACCGCCGAGGATCTGCCGGACGCCTCCTTCGCCGGCCAGCAGGAGACCTTCCTCAACATCGTCGGCATCGACAACGTGCTGCACGCGATCAAGGAAGTGTTCGCCTCGCTGTACAACGACCGCGCGATCTCCTACCGCGTGCACAAGGGCTTCGCCCACGCCGACGTGGCGCTGTCGGCCGGCATCCAGCGCATGGTGCGCTCGGACAAGGGCGCAGCCGGCGTGATGTTCACCATCGACACCGAGTCGGGCTTCGACGACGTGGTCTTCGTCACCGCCAGCTACGGCCTGGGCGAGACCGTGGTGCAGGGCGCCGTGAACCCGGACGAGTTCTACGTCTACAAGCCCAACCTCAAGGCCGGCCGCCCGGCCATCCTGCGCCGCAACCGCGGCTCCAAGCTGCTCAAGATGGAGTTCACGGCCGAGGCGACCGCCGGCAAGTCGGTGCGCACCGTCGACGTGTCCGACGTCGAGCGCAACACCTTCTCGATCAGCGACGCCGAGGTGGAAGAGCTGTCGCGCTACGCGCTGATCATCGAGCAGCACTACCAGCGGCCGATGGACATCGAATGGGGCCGCGACGGCGTCGACGGCAAGCTCTACATCCTGCAGGCCCGGCCGGAGACCGTGAAGTCGCAGGAAGCGCGCGTCGACACGCTGCGCCGCTACCGCCTCAACAGCAAGTCGACCGTGCTGGCCTCGGGCCGCGCGATCGGCCAGAAGATCGGCCAGGGCACGGTCCGCCTGATCAAGGACGCCAGCGAGATGGACACGGTCAAGCCGGGCGACGTGCTGGTCACCGACATGACCGATCCGGACTGGGAACCGGTGATGAAGCGCGCCTCGGCCATCGTCACCAACCGCGGCGGCCGTACCTGCCACGCCGCCATCATCGCGCGCGAGCTCGGCATCCCGGCCGTGGTCGGCTGCGGCGACGCCACCTATGCGCTGAGCGACGGCCAGCAGGTCACCGTCTCCTGTGCCGAGGGCGACACCGGCAATATCTACGAAGGCCTGCTCGACGTCGAGATCATCGACCTCAAGCTCGATTCGATGCCCAAGAGCCCGGTCAAGCTGATGATGAACGTCGGCAACCCGGAACTGGCGTTCGACTTCAGCCACCTGCCCAACGAGGGTGTCGGCCTCGCCCGCCTCGAATTCATCATCAACCGCATGATCGGCGTGCACCCGAAGGCGCTGCTGGCCTACCCGAACCTGCCGTGGGACCTGAAGCAGCAGGTCGAGGAGCGCATCGGCGGCTACGCTTCGGCGGTCGATTTCTACGTCGAGAAGCTGGCCGAGGGCATCGCCACGCTGGCGGCCGCCTTCCACCCGAAGAAGGTCATCGTGCGGATGTCCGACTTCAAGTCGAACGAGTACTCGAACCTGATCGGCGGTCAGAACTACGAGCCGCACGAAGAGAATCCGATGATCGGCTTCCGCGGCGCCTCGCGCTACATCAGCGAGTCGTTCCGCGATTGCTTCGAACTCGAAACGCGCGCGCTGAAGAAGGTGCGCAACGAGATGGGCCTGAAGAACGTCGAGGTGATGATCCCCTTCGTGCGCACGCTGGACGAGGCGCGCAAGGTGGTCGAGCTGCTGAAGGAGCAGGGCCTGGAGCGCGGCCGCGACGATCTGCGCCTGATCATGATGTGCGAGATCCCGTCCAACGCGATCCTGGCCGACCAGTTCCTCGAATACTTCGACGGCTTCTCGATCGGTTCGAACGACATGACCCAGCTCACGCTGGCGCTGGACCGCGACTCCGGCGGCCCGATCGCCTCGCTGTTCGACGAGCGCAACGATGCGGTCAAGGCCATGCTGGCGATGGCGATCAAGGCCTGCCGCGCCCAGGGCAAGTACATCGGCATTTGCGGCCAGGGCCCGTCCGACCACCCCGATTTCGCCAAGTGGCTGGTGGAGCAGGGCATCGAGACGGTGTCGCTGAATCCCGATACGGTGGTGGAAACCTGGCTCTACCTGGCCAAGGAACTGGCGAAGTAA